In the genome of Streptomyces aquilus, the window TCCGAGTCGGCGTGGACGGGGCTGCTGCCGCACAGGGACAGAATGCTTGTCGCGGCGGCCGCCGCGACCATTCCCCTACTCAGGGTCTGTCGCAATCTCGTTGTCTTCCTGCTTGAAGAAGTGGGAAAAGCCGGCCTTGGAAGGCACAGAAGCTGTCCAAGGCCGGCTGTCACATAGCCGGAGCGGCCGATGCGCTACGACGTCAGTCGTTGACGCAGGTGTTGCCGAACGCGGGGTTCAGCAGGGCGATGATGTCGATCGTGTTGCCGCACACGTTGACCGGCACGTGGATCGGGACCTGGACCACGTTGCCCGAGAGAACGCCCGGCGAACCGATGGCGGCACCCTCGGCGCCCGCGTCGGCGAATGCGGGGGCGGCCATACCCAGGGCCATGATCGCGCCCGCGACGACAGCAGCGGTCTTCTTCATGAGCTATCCCTTCTCTGCGGTCATGCCCCAATGACGTGACCTGCAGGCTGTAAACGAGGGATAGACATCCAGGGAAACTACGGAACGTGTGGCGCCTGGTAATTCACCCGAACGCCTTCACAGAATTGACACCGGCCCCCCATAAGAGGAGAAACGCTTCGCCTGAGTGGCGGAAAAAGGCCCGGGCAGCCCGCGGGGAATTCAGGCGGCCCGAGCCGTTCAGATCCGAGCTCTTGCGAGCGGAGGGATCAGTGGTTGCCCATGCCGTTGCCCGCCAGGACGGAGATGTCGTCCAGGATGTGCGACACCGGCTCGTCACCCTTGGCCTGGGTGGAGTTGTCGGCGCACTGCTGGTTCTGCGCGGCCGACAGGACCGGGATGTCCTGGGCGACACCGACGGCGGCGATGAGACCCACGATGGCCTGGGCGTTGCCCTTCACCGGCACGCCGAGGCAGAGCTTGTTGGCGGTGCCCTGGACCAGCGTGGCCTGGGGGCTCATGTTGCCCTTGGTGATCGAGTTGCCGAACTTCGAGTGGGCCTCGTTGCCGCTGGCCGAGGTGGTGCCGTCGTTCCCGATGGCCATGGCCGGGGAGGCCGCACCGACGACGGAGGCGGCGACCGCCGCAGCGGCCATTGCCTTCTTCAGCATTTGGGTTTCCTTTCCTGGCGTGCATCACCACGACGCATGCTCCTGCTTCCGCATCAACCCCCTGCACGGGGAATGGTTGCGAGGCTTCACCCGATCGGGCCGCGTACGCACGGCGAATTCACGGAAAGGTCCGACCGCCCCGATATCGGGTTCCGCCCGCCTCCTTTGTGGGCCATCGGAGTGAATGCCAGGAACCAAGCGGGTCCCGGGCAGTTGACCAGAGCGCTCCGGTGGACGGGGTTTCTTCAGAAGGGACTAGCAAGTGATCAAGAAGGTTCTGGCTTCCGCCGCGGTCGCCGCTTCCGTCGTCGGTGTCGCCTCCCCCGCCATGGCCATCGGGAACGACGGCACCACCTCCGCCAGCGGCAACGGTGCGCACCAGTCGTTCGGCAACTCGGCCACGTACGGCAACATGAGCCCGCAGATGGCGCTCATCCAGGGCTCGTTCAACAAGCCCTGCATCGGCCTGCCGGCCAAGGCGAACCTCCAGGGCATCGTCGGCCTCGCCGCCGTCGGCGTTCTGCAGGACGTGCCGATCCTGTCGGCCCCGCAGAACCAGCAGTGTGTCGAGAACTCCACGCAGGCCAAGGGCGACGAGCCGCTGTCGCACATCCTGGACGACATCTCCGTCCTGGCGGGCAACGGCACGGGCAACCACTGAGCCGTCCCCAGGGGCTCCGTCCTCTGAGCCTTGGGGCTGCAATCTGAGCCCCCGTCAGCGGGCCGCCGGTTTCCCGGCGGCCCGCTGTTTTAGCGTGCGTCGCGTGACGACGAAGAGAACCCTTTCTTCCCTGGCCATCCCCGTACTCGTCCTCGCCGCCGGCTCGTCCCTGCTCGGCGGTGCCGCCTTCCCCGAACGGCAGGCTCCCCGCCCCCTCAACATCGTGCTGATGGGCACGGACGGCCGGGACACCATCACCGCCGCCGAGAAGCGCGAGTTCCACGCCGGCGGCATCGCCTGCAACTGCACCGACGTACTGATGCTGGTGCACGTCTCCGCGCACCGTGACCGGGTCAGCGTGGTGAGCATGCCGCGTGACTCCTACGCGGACATCCCGCCGTACCGCGACTCCGACAGCGGCAAGGAGCACAAACCGCATCCCTCGAAGATCAACGGCGCGTACGCCGAGGGCGGTCCCGCGCTCACCGTGAACACGGTCGAGTCGATGTCCGGGGTGCGGATCGACCGGTACATCCAGGTGGACTTCCGGCGTTTCATCGACGCCGTGAACGCGGTCGACGGGGTGGAGGTGTGCACCTCGCGGACGTTGCGGGACTCGGCCACGAAGCTGCACCTCAAGCCCGGCACGCACCGTCTGAAGGGCGGGCCGGCGTTGCAGTACGTGCGCTCCCGGCACGTCGACCGCAGTGCCGACCTCGGGCGGATCCAGCGCCAGCAGCGGTTCCTGGTGAACGCCCTGCGCGGGCTGAAGGCGAAGAAGGCGCTGACCGACCCGGTGGGCATGGCGCGGGTGGTGGACACGCTGCTCGGGTCCGGGAAGGTGGAGCAGGGCTTCGCGGCGGGTGAGCTGGTGCAGCTGGCGGCGGCGCTGGACAAGGTGCCCGCGCGGGCCATCGAGTTCACGACCGTGCCGATCGCCGGGTTCAACCCGACCCGGCCGGACGTCGGCTCGACGCTGGCCTGGGACCGCAAGCGCGCGGACGCGATGTTCGCCAAGCTGCGCGCCGACCGGCCGCTGCTGAAGGCCGACGCCGACCCCAAGCCCAAGGACCCGCCCGGGCTGATGGGTTACGCCCCGGTGCGGGGCAGCCGGTTCACCTGCGGGTGAGCGCGTGGCGGGGGCGCCCGGACGGCCCGGACACGCGCTGGGCCAATCGGGGCAAAGAGCGCAACCCCGGCCGGGGTGCGCCCGTTGACGATCACGCAGCTCCTCACCGGAGTCCGCTTCTCGAAGGGAATGAACATGAAGAAGCTGTGGGCAACCGCGGCTATCGCCGCCACCGTTGTCGGCGCCGGCTCCCCCGCCATGGCCATCGGTGACGACGGCACCACGTCCGCCAGCGGCAACGGCGCCTCGCAGGAGTTCGGCAACTCGGCGACCTTCGGCGACATGAGCCCGCAGCTCTCGCTGGTCCAGGGTTCGCTGAACAAGCCCTGTGTCGGCCTGCCGGCGAAGCTGAACCTCCAGGGTCTCGTCGGCGTCGCCGCCGTCGGTGTGCTCCAGGACGTTCCGATCCTGTCGGCGCCGCAGAACCAGCAGTGTGTCGAGAACTCCACCCAGGCCAAGGGTGACGAGCCGCTGTCGCACATCCTGGACGACATCTCGGCCCTCTCCGGCAACGGCCAGGGCAACGGCTGATCCTCGGATCTCCCGCCACGGCGGGTCACCGGTTCCTCCGGTGGCCCGCCGTTCGGCTGTGCGGGGGCTATGTCTCCTTGCGGTAGAGCGCCTCGATCTCCTCGGCGTAGGCCGCGAGGACCGCGTGCCGCTTGACCTTCAGGGACGGTGTGAGCAGGCCGTTGTCCTCGGTGAACTCGCCCTCGACCAGGGTGAAGGCGCGGATCGACTCGGCGCGCGAGACGGCCTCGTTGGCGTGGTCCACGGCCTTCTGGACGGCCGCGCGCAGGGCGGGGTCGCGGACGAGTTCGGACAGCGGGGTGTCGGCGGGGCGTTTGCGGACGGCCAGCCAGTGGGCGACCGCCTCGGGGTCGAGGGTGATCAGGGCGGCGACGAAGGGGCGGTTGTCGCCGACGACGAGGCACTGGCCGACCGGTGACCGGCTGCGCAGCCGGTCCTCCAGGACGGCCGGGGAGACGTTCTTGCCGCCGGAGGTGACGAGGATGTCCTTCTTGCGGCCGGTGATGGTGAGATAGCCGTCCGCGTCGAGGGAGCCGAGGTCGCCGGTGGCGAACCAGTCGTCCTGGAGCACGGCGTCGGTGGCGGCCGGGTTGTTCCAGTACGCGCCGAAGACGATGCCGCCTTTGATCAGCACCTCGCCGTCGTCGGCGATGCGTACCGCGGTGCCGGGGACCGGGATGCCGACCGTGCCGGGGCGGGGGCGCAGGGGCGGGACGATCGTGGCGGCCGCGCTCGTCTCGGTCAGGCCGTAGCCCTCGTAGACGATGATCCCGGCGGCGTAGAAGAACAGGTTGAGGTCGCGGTCGAGCGGGGAGCCGCCGCTGATGGCGTAGCGCATGCGGCCGCCGAGTTCCTTGCGGACCCGGCGGTAGACCAGCAGGTCGTACAGGGCCCAGGCGGCGTAGAGGCCGGGGCCCGGGCCCTTGCCGTGGCCGAGGAACTTCTCCAGGTAGCGCCGGCCGAAGCGGACGGCGACGCGGTCGGCGCGGTCGAAGGAGGCGGCGCGGCCCATCTTCTCGGCGGTGGCGCGGCCGGTGTCGTGGATCTTCTCGAAGAGGTACGGGACGCCGACGACGAAGGTGGGGCGGAACTCCTTGAGGGCGGGCCGGAGTTCGTCGGGCTTGATGCTCGGGCAGTGGCCGATCTCGATACGGGCCATCAGACAGGCGATCTGGAGGGTGCGGCCGAGGATGTGGGCCAGCGGGAGGAAGAGCAGGGTGGAGGCGATCTGGCGGGTGACCTCCTTGAAGATGGGGTGCAGCAGCTCGACGGTGTTGGCGGCCTCGGCGTACAGGTTGGCGTGGGTGAGGACGCAGCCCTTGGGTTTTCCGGTGGTGCCGGAGGTGTAGCAGATCGTCGCCACGGTGTCGGGGGTCAGGCTCGTGCGGCGCTTGGTGACCTCCTCGTCGGGGAGGTCGCGGCCGAGTTCCTCGAGTTCGGCCAGGCCCTGGGCCTCCAACCGCCAGATACGTGGCGGGCCTTGGTGGCGGGCGGTGCCGGTCGTCACCGTGTCGGCGTTCTCCGCGGTCTCCGTGATGACGTGGCGGGCGCCCGAGTCGCGGACGATCCACTCCACCTGCTCCGCCGAGGAGGTGGCG includes:
- the chpD gene encoding chaplin ChpD, with protein sequence MKKTAAVVAGAIMALGMAAPAFADAGAEGAAIGSPGVLSGNVVQVPIHVPVNVCGNTIDIIALLNPAFGNTCVND
- a CDS encoding rodlin yields the protein MLKKAMAAAAVAASVVGAASPAMAIGNDGTTSASGNEAHSKFGNSITKGNMSPQATLVQGTANKLCLGVPVKGNAQAIVGLIAAVGVAQDIPVLSAAQNQQCADNSTQAKGDEPVSHILDDISVLAGNGMGNH
- a CDS encoding rodlin — its product is MIKKVLASAAVAASVVGVASPAMAIGNDGTTSASGNGAHQSFGNSATYGNMSPQMALIQGSFNKPCIGLPAKANLQGIVGLAAVGVLQDVPILSAPQNQQCVENSTQAKGDEPLSHILDDISVLAGNGTGNH
- a CDS encoding LCP family protein, producing the protein MTTKRTLSSLAIPVLVLAAGSSLLGGAAFPERQAPRPLNIVLMGTDGRDTITAAEKREFHAGGIACNCTDVLMLVHVSAHRDRVSVVSMPRDSYADIPPYRDSDSGKEHKPHPSKINGAYAEGGPALTVNTVESMSGVRIDRYIQVDFRRFIDAVNAVDGVEVCTSRTLRDSATKLHLKPGTHRLKGGPALQYVRSRHVDRSADLGRIQRQQRFLVNALRGLKAKKALTDPVGMARVVDTLLGSGKVEQGFAAGELVQLAAALDKVPARAIEFTTVPIAGFNPTRPDVGSTLAWDRKRADAMFAKLRADRPLLKADADPKPKDPPGLMGYAPVRGSRFTCG
- a CDS encoding rodlin, with translation MKKLWATAAIAATVVGAGSPAMAIGDDGTTSASGNGASQEFGNSATFGDMSPQLSLVQGSLNKPCVGLPAKLNLQGLVGVAAVGVLQDVPILSAPQNQQCVENSTQAKGDEPLSHILDDISALSGNGQGNG
- a CDS encoding AMP-dependent synthetase/ligase — its product is MGVRKDLKRAKQRTDLANRTEVEIVRDDRGVVREARTAPLAPPAPTGSTADIPFTNAAEAPDAVVLRRKQGATWQPVTAAAFAHEVTAVARGLIAAGLEPGGRVAVMSRTRYEWTVLDFAIWAAGGQSVPIYATSSAEQVEWIVRDSGARHVITETAENADTVTTGTARHQGPPRIWRLEAQGLAELEELGRDLPDEEVTKRRTSLTPDTVATICYTSGTTGKPKGCVLTHANLYAEAANTVELLHPIFKEVTRQIASTLLFLPLAHILGRTLQIACLMARIEIGHCPSIKPDELRPALKEFRPTFVVGVPYLFEKIHDTGRATAEKMGRAASFDRADRVAVRFGRRYLEKFLGHGKGPGPGLYAAWALYDLLVYRRVRKELGGRMRYAISGGSPLDRDLNLFFYAAGIIVYEGYGLTETSAAATIVPPLRPRPGTVGIPVPGTAVRIADDGEVLIKGGIVFGAYWNNPAATDAVLQDDWFATGDLGSLDADGYLTITGRKKDILVTSGGKNVSPAVLEDRLRSRSPVGQCLVVGDNRPFVAALITLDPEAVAHWLAVRKRPADTPLSELVRDPALRAAVQKAVDHANEAVSRAESIRAFTLVEGEFTEDNGLLTPSLKVKRHAVLAAYAEEIEALYRKET